In Saccharomycodes ludwigii strain NBRC 1722 chromosome III, whole genome shotgun sequence, one DNA window encodes the following:
- a CDS encoding uncharacterized protein (similar to Saccharomyces cerevisiae YAL063C | FLO9 | FLOcculation) — MEITGYFLAPETGSYTFTLGNVDDSAGLLFDQDAFGFCEQNDITATTTNFLLNAIKGCESGKEASVSSEKTLIGGLYYPIRIIFSNAITKASLDFSATLPNGTVINDFTNYIYTFGEDESYCPAFERETTTYTPWTGTYTSTIGTSVTTNIGTDGIPTTSTIYTVETPVVEGTTTTYTPWTGTYTSTINTDVTTSIGTDGIPTISTIYTVETPDVEVTTTTYTPWTGTFTSTIGTSVTTSIGSDGIPTTSTIYTVETLENKGTTITYTLWTGAYTSTIPKKQQQQQQRWIW; from the coding sequence ATGGAAATTACCGGCTACTTTTTAGCCCCAGAAACAGGTTCTTATACATTTACCCTAGGAAATGTTGACGATTCAGCTGGTTTGTTGTTTGATCAAGATGCGTTTGGTTTTTGCGAACAAAATGATATTACTGCTACCacaacaaattttttgctAAATGCTATTAAGGGTTGCGAATCAGGAAAAGAAGCTTCTGTATCTAGTGAAAAAACTCTAATTGGTGGACTTTATTACCCAATAagaattatattttcaaatgcAATTACAAAAGCAAGCTTAGATTTTTCAGCAACATTACCCAATGGAACCGttattaatgattttaCTAATTACATTTATACATTCGGTGAAGATGAATCTTATTGCCCAGCATTTGAACGTGAAACTACAAcatacacaccatggactggtacatatacatctaccattggtactagtgtaacTACCAATATTGGtacagatggtattccaacaacctctaccatctacacagttgagactccagtagttgaaggtactactaccacctacacaccatggactggtacatacacatCTACCATTAATACAGATGTAACTACCAGTATTGGtacagatggtattccaactatctctactatctacacagttgaaactccagatgTTGAagttactactactacatacacaccatggactggtacattcacttctaccattggtactagtgttactaccagtattggctcagatggtattccaactacctccaCTATCTACACTGTTGAAACTCTAGAAAACAAGGGTACTACTATCACTTACACCCTATGGACAGGTGCTTACACATCCACtattccaaaaaaacaacaacaacaacaacaacggtGGATCTGGTAG